The genomic interval CAGGGCCGACAGTTGCGCGAGGTTGCGGTCGCTGGTGGCCATCATGGTGTTCAGGTCCTGCACCATCTGCAGGAAGTCGTGGCGGAAGCCGCGCTCGTCGCCGCGCGCGGTGAAGTCGCCGGCCGCCGCCGCCTGCGACAGGCGCTTGATCTCGCCGTTGATGGCCAGCAGGCTCTGCTTGGCCGCGTCCATCGCCTCGTGCAGGAACGCGCGGGTGCCGGGCAGGCGGCGCGCATCCTGGCTGAGGTCGCCGCTGGCGTAGCGCTCCAGGATGCCGATGGCGTCGCGGAACGCGTGCAGGTGCTCGAACATCATGGTGTTGATGCCGCCGGCCAGTTCGCCGTAGACGCCGGGGAAATCCTCCGGCATGCGGTGGGTGATGTCCTCGGCTTCGTGCAGGCGGATCATCTCGCGCGTCTCGCGCGAGAAGCGTTCCAGCATGTGCACCATCTCGTCGGTGGCCTTCAGCATCTGGCCCACTTCGTCCCGGCCGTGCTGGCCGGTACGCACGCTCAGGTCGCCGCGCGAGACGCCCTTGATGGCGGACAGGGCGCGGGCCACCGGCTCCAGCACGGACTGGCCGATCACCCAGCCGATCGCCATGCTCAGCAGTACCAGCAGGCCGCCGACGGCGGTCATGATGAAGGTGAACTGCAGCGCCTGCGCCTGCGTGTCGTCGATGTACACGCCGGTGCCGATCACCCAGCCCCAGGGTTGGTAGAGCGCGGCATACGAGGTCTTCGGCACCGGATCTTCCTCGCCGGCCTTGGCCCAGCTGTAGTCGACGTGGCCGCCACCGGCGCGCGCCACGCGCACGAATTCCGGGAAGATCCGCTTGCCGTCCGGGCTCAGCACGTCGTCCAGCGGCTTGCCCACCAGGTCGGGCCGCGTGGGATGCATCAGCATGGTCGGCGCCTCGTCGGTGACGAAGAAGTAGTCCACGCCCTTGTTGGCCTGCATGGAGGCCAGGGTGGCGAGCGCGCGCGCCTTGGCGTCGGCCTCGTCCAGCGTGCCGTCCTTGGCCTGCTGCGCGTAGCGCTCGATCACGCCCAGCGCCATCTCGGTCTGCGCCTGCAGCCCGGCCTGGCGCGTGCTGTTGAGGTCCACGTACTGCATGCGCGCGGCGATGACCGCGAGCGCGATCACCCCGAAGGCGACCAGCACGGTCTGGATCAGGAACCGGCGGCCGAGCGGCAGGTGGGACAGGGTGGCGGCGATGCGGGCGTTGAGCGTCATGGCGATCTCGTACGGCGGGGGCGATGCATGGGAGTGGGAGGGAACGCAGTGCGCCCCTCTGGTGTTATCGGCCGGCGCGCGCGGATTTGCAGGGGTGCGTTGCGTGCGTCGACGAAAGACGCATGGCCGGGATTGCGATGGCCGCATACGCGAAGACCGCGGGCCTTGCGGTCCGCGGTCTCGGGGGTGCTGCCGTGTTGCCGGATGCCCGGCGGCGGATCAGGCGGCGACCGCTTCCGGCAGGGGCTGGCCCAGATCGGCGCTGTCGATCAGCGTCTCGATGTCCAGCAGGATCAGCATGCGCTCGTCGATGGTGCCGATGCCGGAGATGAAGCGGGTATCGACGCTGGCGCCGAACTCCGGGGTGGGGCGGATCTGTTCGGCGTTGAGGGCGATCACGTCGGACACGCTGTCCACCACGATGCCGACCACGCGGTCCTCCACGTTCAGCACGATCATCACGGTGAAGGCGTCGTAACGTGCCTCCTTCAGCCGCAGCTTCA from Pseudoxanthomonas sp. carries:
- a CDS encoding chemotaxis protein CheW, whose translation is MSDKKTLAAATADEFLSFTLGDEHYGVDILKVQEIRGYDSVTRLPDAPDYIKGVINLRGTIVPVIDLRLKLRLKEARYDAFTVMIVLNVEDRVVGIVVDSVSDVIALNAEQIRPTPEFGASVDTRFISGIGTIDERMLILLDIETLIDSADLGQPLPEAVAA
- a CDS encoding cache domain-containing protein; amino-acid sequence: MTLNARIAATLSHLPLGRRFLIQTVLVAFGVIALAVIAARMQYVDLNSTRQAGLQAQTEMALGVIERYAQQAKDGTLDEADAKARALATLASMQANKGVDYFFVTDEAPTMLMHPTRPDLVGKPLDDVLSPDGKRIFPEFVRVARAGGGHVDYSWAKAGEEDPVPKTSYAALYQPWGWVIGTGVYIDDTQAQALQFTFIMTAVGGLLVLLSMAIGWVIGQSVLEPVARALSAIKGVSRGDLSVRTGQHGRDEVGQMLKATDEMVHMLERFSRETREMIRLHEAEDITHRMPEDFPGVYGELAGGINTMMFEHLHAFRDAIGILERYASGDLSQDARRLPGTRAFLHEAMDAAKQSLLAINGEIKRLSQAAAAGDFTARGDERGFRHDFLQMVQDLNTMMATSDRNLAQLSALLRAIADGDLTARMEGDFHGVFATMRDDANATVAQLTDIVGRIQDASTSINTAAGE